CTGGCAGATGGCAACGTGTGCGACGTCCACCAGTTTATTTAACTGACTAAACAGTAAGTCGACCGACCGAGGGCTGGCAACGGTCAATTCGATATTTATATTTTGTGCATCGCTGGCGGCGGCCATATTCATTGAGCAGACGTGGAAACCACGATGACGCACCACGCGTAAAACACGTTCTAAGGTTTCCGGATTGAAGCGAGCCGATACATTGACCTGATGTTGCATCATGATAATTTCTCCAACATTTCTGAATTACTGGCGCCAGGCGGCACCAGCGGCCAGACGTTCTCAAGTTCGTCGATTGAGACATGAAGCAGGTATGGCCCATCACTGTTCAGCATGGTGTCGAGTGCCGCTTCAACCTGGTCTTTACGGGTGATGTGTTGGCCAGGGATGCCGAAAGCAC
The DNA window shown above is from Escherichia sp. E4742 and carries:
- the ilvM gene encoding acetolactate synthase 2 small subunit, producing MMQHQVNVSARFNPETLERVLRVVRHRGFHVCSMNMAAASDAQNINIELTVASPRSVDLLFSQLNKLVDVAHVAICQSTTTSQQIRA